One genomic window of Camelina sativa cultivar DH55 chromosome 5, Cs, whole genome shotgun sequence includes the following:
- the LOC104788699 gene encoding uncharacterized protein LOC104788699: MESCGRSSLSVIASSRPFQYLPSSGRLFPSLSLLHLKRKLSLSITTFSSKIFSPLCESDKGSPLPRGAGEGIKADARNKLLQVVLVSPQIPGNTGCIARTCAASAVGLHLVGPLGFQVDDAKVKRAGLDYWPYVVVRAHSSWDEFREYFRQQEGEKRMIAFTKRGTRIHSEFSYRRGDYLLFGSETSGLPPEALLGCKNEPYGGGTLRVPMVETYVRCLNLSVSVGIAVYEASRQLNYEQIECAPEGCVDGEEPLLTEDIFA; this comes from the exons ATGGAGAGTTGCGGGCGGAGCAGTCTGAGCGTCATAGCCTCCTCAAGGCCGTTTCAATATCTCCCGTCAAGTGGTCGTCTTTTTCCCTCCCTTAGCTTATTACATCTGAAGCGAAAGCTATCTCTCTCCATCACCACGTTTTCCTCCAAGATTTTCTCTCCTCTGT GCGAGTCAGACAAAGGAAGTCCCCTACCGCGAGGGGCGGGAGAAGGAATCAAGGCAGATGCGAGGAATAAGCTGCTTCAAGTAGTTTTGGTCTCTCCCCAG ATACCTGGGAATACAGGTTGCATTGCAAGAACATGTGCGGCCTCAGCTGTTGGGCTGCATTTGGTCGGG CCATTAGGTTTTCAAGTTGATGACGCCAAAGTAAAGCGAGCTGGTTTGGATTATTGGCC TTATGTGGTTGTCAGAGCGCATAGCTCATGGGATGAGTTTCGAGAATATTTCAGGCAACAG GAAGGAGAAAAACGGATGATAGCTTTCACAAAAAGGGGAACAAGGATACATTCA GAATTCTCTTACCGAAGAGGCGATTACCTCTTGTTCGGGTCAGAGACAAGCGGTCTTCCTCCTGAAGCGCTGTTAGGCTGCAAAAACGAACCATATGGAGGGGGGACCCTACGTGTTCCGATGGTAGAAACATATGTGAGATGTCTAAATCTTTCAGTGAGTGTGGGAATTGCTGTGTATGAAGCTTCCAGACAACTTAACTATGAGCAAATTGAGTGTGCACCTGAAGGCTGTGTGGATGGTGAAGAACCATTGTTGACAGAGGATATCTTTGCGTGA